The genomic stretch GAACCGGATGGCTACCTTTTTACTTATAATCAGATACTCTTCCCCGAGGAGCGGTGGATTGCCCTGCAGATTGAACATGAACTCTATTGCCATGGGCACCTGATCGAGGCCTGCCTCTCCCATGACACAGCTTTCCCCGAAGAATCGCTGCTCCCCGTTGCCACCAAAGCCGCGGACCTGATATGCGACGCTTTTCTGGATCAGCCTGCCCACCGTCAGCCTGGCCATCAGGAAATCGAACTGGCCCTCCTTAGCCTATACGAAAGAACAAACGAGGAACGCTACTTTGAGATGGCCAGCCAGTTCCTCGACCGGCGCGGTCGAGTCCACGGGCATGGCTGGCGGCTGCTGGATACCACAATCCGCTCGGGGAAGCGCGGAAAATCGGTGACAAAGCGGGAAAAAGCCCACCAAACCGCCCATCCTGAGCTGACACCTTTCAATCTTCCGCCAATGAATGAAGCCCCAGCCTCACTCGGGATCAACCTGCGTTTCATGGGCAGCGCACTCAGTGGAAAATACTTCCAGACCCATCAGCCCATTGCAGACCAAAAGGAAGCCGTGGGGCATTCGGTGCGTTTTGGTTACACCATGGCAGCAGAAACCCGCCGCCTGCGAATTGGCAATCACGAAAAAGCGGATTTTGCCCCCCAAGAAGCCCTCTGGCAGGAGATGGTCACCCGCCGGATGTACATCACCGGTGGATTGGGGTCACTGCCGGTGTTGGAAGGCTTTGGCAAGGATTTCGAACTGGACCCTAAACTGGCTTATGCCGAAACTTGTGCGACCCTGGCCAGTTTATTTTGGGATTGGGAACTGCTGACCGCCACCGGGAAAGCCTGTTATGCGGACCTGTTTGAATGGCAGCTTTATAATGCCGCTCTGGTTGGCGTCGGGCAAAACGGGCAATGCTACCTGTATAACAACCCCCTGGCCGCGGATGGCAGCCTGACGCGCGAACCCTGGTTCCGAATTCCCTGCTGTCCCTCGAATATCTCCAGGGTCTTGGCTGCCCTTGGCGGATATCTCTATTCTTTTGATGAAACCACCTTAACAATTCACCAATACATCACCAGCCGGATGGAGAGCAACACCCCCTCACCTTTGCAAATTCATGTGGAAAGCAGGCTGCCCTTTGAGCCATCGGTCACACTGTCCATCCTCGCGAGCCAAGCGAATACCGCCCTCCGATTACGCCTTCCCGGGTGGGCGGAGGGTGTCGATATTCGACATAATCGCACCCCGGTTGATGTACCTAGGACGCCCAGCGAGCCCGTCAACACTGCCGGTGGCTACTCACCTTTCGATGGTCGTTATGTCACCCTGCCCGGTCCATTCAAAGTCGGTGACCAGATCTCCCTCCAATTTCACCAGTCCGTTGTGGCCCACCAGGTGGACCCACGGGTGGGTTTGGGAACACAGAACACCGCCCTGAGCCTGGGGCCTGTGGTTTACTGCGCTGAGGATTTAGATAATTGTGAGCTTGACCTGGATCAGATCACTCTGGATATTCATTCTTTCTATCCCCAACCAACTTCCGGAGTTCCCGGCATCCCCTCGCTGGTGGGAAAAGACCTCGAAGGCAATACCATCCGCCTGATCCCCTATTTTGCCTGGGCCAACCGAGGGTCATCGAAAATGCGGGTGTTCTTCCATGCGAAATAGGTTTTGAGAGTAATTAAACAGAAAATCCCCGGACACAACTAAACCGGGGATTATTTTGATTAATCAAAACCGTTTTTAGACCGGTGCCAGGGTGCCGGTGAAGATCATCCAGGCTAAAGTGGTCTTGGCGGCCAGGCTGAGGATAATATAGACCTTTTCGCCAAAGAGGTAATCCTTCCACGGGCCCACCTTCTTATATTGCAGCACCATATTGACTGCAAAAATGTTGAAGAACACGAAGATGGTTGGAATGATGGCATAGACGAAGGCCGGGGGCTTGGCTCCAGCAGAATTGACCGCACTCAAGAAGTAGATCAAGATCACCACCCAGGGGACGATGCCGGCCAAGCTGCCAAAGATGAACGAAGTCCAGTTGGTCTTTTTGGTATATTGGTTGTGGAATTCCATCATGATACCAAACAAGTTCATGGTGGCATTCACAGCAAAGATCAAGATCACCGCGCCCAGGTCCCAAATGCCAACCAGTAAGCCTATGAGCACGATCATCAGGGATGAACTCAACGCATATTCATAGAAGCGTACGGGATTCATACCCATCTTCAGGTTGCGGACATACCACTGATAGCCAAAGGTCGCCAAAGAGAAGTGCGCCACTGCTGAGAGCAGCAGGAATAAGGCCACTGCCGGCCCAAAAGGCACCTCGTAGAACAACTGCGGATCGGGGTTCAAGGAAAAGGTGCTGGTATTGAAGGTGAGAAAGTTGGAATAGATCGGATAGGTCGTGTCATTGCTGATCAGGAACATGAAAACGCCCTGCACCAGGTGCAAAAAGCCCATAATCAAGTTGAAACGACGTAAACCTTTCAGTTTTTTATCCATTTTTTCATTGGTTTGTTCTGACATAATAAATTCTCCATTTGATTTTTAATTTCTTTTCTATATCATACCGAATTCCGTACCATTATTAAAATTTTTGTATAACCTTTAAGGCTGAACTGCCCTTTCTT from Chloroflexota bacterium encodes the following:
- a CDS encoding glycoside hydrolase family 127 protein yields the protein MAETFHFSNISITGGFWDQILKLNSDTAIFHQWDELKKSGSIENFRIAAGLSEHFRTGFFFSDSDVYKWLDAACRISVHRPSPALEGRIDQFASLIRQAQEPDGYLFTYNQILFPEERWIALQIEHELYCHGHLIEACLSHDTAFPEESLLPVATKAADLICDAFLDQPAHRQPGHQEIELALLSLYERTNEERYFEMASQFLDRRGRVHGHGWRLLDTTIRSGKRGKSVTKREKAHQTAHPELTPFNLPPMNEAPASLGINLRFMGSALSGKYFQTHQPIADQKEAVGHSVRFGYTMAAETRRLRIGNHEKADFAPQEALWQEMVTRRMYITGGLGSLPVLEGFGKDFELDPKLAYAETCATLASLFWDWELLTATGKACYADLFEWQLYNAALVGVGQNGQCYLYNNPLAADGSLTREPWFRIPCCPSNISRVLAALGGYLYSFDETTLTIHQYITSRMESNTPSPLQIHVESRLPFEPSVTLSILASQANTALRLRLPGWAEGVDIRHNRTPVDVPRTPSEPVNTAGGYSPFDGRYVTLPGPFKVGDQISLQFHQSVVAHQVDPRVGLGTQNTALSLGPVVYCAEDLDNCELDLDQITLDIHSFYPQPTSGVPGIPSLVGKDLEGNTIRLIPYFAWANRGSSKMRVFFHAK
- the heR gene encoding heliorhodopsin HeR, with the translated sequence MDKKLKGLRRFNLIMGFLHLVQGVFMFLISNDTTYPIYSNFLTFNTSTFSLNPDPQLFYEVPFGPAVALFLLLSAVAHFSLATFGYQWYVRNLKMGMNPVRFYEYALSSSLMIVLIGLLVGIWDLGAVILIFAVNATMNLFGIMMEFHNQYTKKTNWTSFIFGSLAGIVPWVVILIYFLSAVNSAGAKPPAFVYAIIPTIFVFFNIFAVNMVLQYKKVGPWKDYLFGEKVYIILSLAAKTTLAWMIFTGTLAPV